A part of Leptospira yasudae genomic DNA contains:
- a CDS encoding histidine kinase dimerization/phosphoacceptor domain -containing protein, whose amino-acid sequence MFKDSFSVLLIEDSNADYRLIQEYLGESQSPSFQISRSADFSGGLSSISKESPDLVLLDLSLPDRAGLEALSEIKRKFPQIPVIICSGAEDKEITVNALQIGAQDYVYKGKFDSYSLSRSLVFAYERNRLALELEKKNVFEQESEERYRLFFQYNPHPAFLFEHDTFEILEVNQAVLEKYGYEERDLIGRNVLHIFEEKNFDAVRREILSFQFGVNRAASITHKKKNGEELIADTTVYKFRYRNQVLDLAVITDVTEMVRNRESILASLAEKDTLIQEIHHRVKNNMQIMVSLLNLQADNAMSRDLTSKELYGLLKDTESRVFSMSLVHNELYKSRDLSHVDFESYLNMLLQNLWNLYGVDPKIQHSIDAKGLILGMNVAISLGLIVCELVTNAIKHAFSENHEGLLKLTARLTDGTITVSIEDNGKGIPEEFLNPDHETLGLQLVTILTKQIQGKLDLEKLHPGTRFQIRFPEHEQT is encoded by the coding sequence ATGTTTAAAGATTCTTTTTCAGTCCTTTTGATCGAAGACTCGAACGCGGACTATCGTTTGATTCAGGAATACCTGGGCGAGTCTCAGAGTCCTTCGTTTCAAATCAGTCGTAGTGCGGATTTTTCCGGCGGTCTTTCCAGCATTTCCAAAGAAAGCCCGGATCTGGTTCTACTCGATCTTTCTCTTCCCGACCGAGCGGGTTTGGAAGCGTTATCCGAAATCAAACGAAAGTTTCCGCAGATTCCTGTCATCATCTGCAGCGGAGCGGAAGACAAAGAAATAACGGTCAACGCATTGCAGATCGGAGCGCAGGATTACGTTTACAAAGGAAAATTCGATTCTTACTCTTTGAGCCGTTCCTTGGTTTTTGCGTACGAAAGAAATCGTCTCGCATTGGAGCTCGAAAAGAAGAACGTCTTCGAACAGGAAAGCGAAGAACGATACCGTTTGTTCTTTCAATACAATCCTCATCCGGCGTTTTTATTCGAACACGATACGTTCGAAATTTTGGAAGTGAATCAGGCGGTTCTGGAAAAATACGGTTACGAGGAAAGGGATCTGATCGGAAGAAATGTGCTTCATATCTTCGAGGAAAAAAACTTCGATGCGGTAAGACGGGAAATTCTTTCCTTTCAATTCGGGGTCAACCGCGCCGCTTCGATAACCCATAAAAAGAAAAACGGGGAAGAATTGATCGCCGATACGACCGTGTATAAGTTCCGTTATCGAAATCAGGTTCTGGATTTGGCCGTGATTACGGACGTGACCGAGATGGTTCGCAACCGCGAGTCGATTCTTGCGTCCTTGGCGGAAAAAGACACTTTGATTCAGGAGATCCATCACCGAGTCAAAAACAACATGCAGATCATGGTTTCTCTTTTGAATCTGCAGGCGGACAACGCGATGTCTCGCGATCTTACTTCGAAAGAACTTTACGGTTTGCTAAAAGACACGGAAAGCCGCGTATTTTCGATGTCTTTGGTTCACAACGAACTCTATAAATCCAGGGATCTTTCGCACGTCGATTTTGAAAGTTATCTGAATATGCTTCTGCAAAATTTATGGAATCTCTACGGCGTCGATCCTAAGATCCAACATTCCATCGACGCGAAGGGGTTGATCCTCGGAATGAACGTCGCGATTTCCCTCGGTTTGATCGTATGCGAGCTTGTTACGAACGCCATCAAACACGCGTTCTCCGAAAACCACGAAGGTTTATTGAAGCTTACCGCCCGGTTGACGGATGGAACGATTACCGTTTCGATCGAGGACAATGGGAAAGGAATTCCGGAGGAATTCTTGAATCCGGATCATGAAACTTTGGGATTGCAGCTCGTTACGATTCTTACAAAGCAGATTCAGGGAAAGCTCGATTTGGAAAAACTGCATCCGGGCACCCGATTTCAAATCCGGTTTCCGGAACACGAACAAACGTAG
- a CDS encoding LIC13259 family plasminogen/vitronectin/complement-binding protein, which translates to MKQKTILFSLILFFSAALLDAKSILPTRPTVLAELNQIHQSFLNGKEVVADKLIAVLQQEVARDSSLTPALKAAEKLKSATEEKAKLEAYSELSESLKDYIQKDESTGMHVFYCPMVKKKWIASGDKVQNPYDPSMKGCGKKI; encoded by the coding sequence ATGAAACAAAAAACAATCCTCTTCTCCTTGATCCTTTTTTTCAGCGCCGCTCTTTTGGATGCGAAGTCGATTTTACCCACGAGACCGACGGTCCTCGCCGAGTTGAATCAGATTCATCAGTCTTTTTTGAACGGCAAAGAAGTCGTCGCGGATAAACTGATCGCGGTCCTGCAACAAGAAGTGGCTCGCGATTCTTCCCTGACTCCCGCGCTCAAAGCCGCCGAAAAACTAAAAAGCGCGACCGAAGAAAAGGCGAAACTGGAAGCGTATTCCGAGCTTTCGGAATCGTTAAAGGATTACATTCAAAAAGATGAATCTACCGGAATGCACGTTTTTTATTGCCCGATGGTGAAAAAGAAATGGATCGCTTCCGGTGACAAGGTGCAAAACCCGTATGATCCTTCCATGAAAGGCTGCGGAAAAAAAATCTAA
- a CDS encoding four-helix bundle copper-binding protein — MLTRKELITQSAALLAFASAGSLLAKESSHKHHEAPAKKNDKPTSKKVDRKTLEAANKCILNAEICLAHCEENLSTGDTMLADCLKTVKDTLALCKAFVSLGASNSPLTKEVAAICIKACEACEKECRVHESHHEICKNCADSCKECIAELKKIA; from the coding sequence ATGTTAACTAGAAAAGAACTCATCACACAATCCGCGGCGCTTCTCGCGTTCGCATCCGCCGGATCTCTTTTAGCGAAAGAATCCAGTCACAAACACCACGAAGCTCCTGCAAAGAAGAACGACAAACCGACTTCTAAAAAGGTCGATCGAAAGACCTTGGAAGCCGCAAACAAGTGCATCTTAAACGCGGAAATCTGTCTCGCTCATTGCGAGGAGAATCTTTCCACCGGAGATACGATGCTCGCGGATTGTCTCAAAACGGTAAAGGACACGTTGGCTCTCTGCAAAGCGTTCGTAAGTCTCGGAGCTTCCAATTCTCCGCTTACGAAAGAAGTCGCGGCGATCTGCATCAAAGCTTGCGAAGCCTGCGAGAAAGAATGCAGGGTTCACGAATCCCATCATGAAATCTGCAAGAACTGCGCGGACAGCTGCAAAGAATGTATCGCCGAACTGAAAAAAATCGCGTAA
- a CDS encoding GGDEF domain-containing response regulator, which translates to MNSILILDDAQENCMLMQGILRKSGYKDTQTSQSPDEVIDWLSLKSDDPPKKEFSLILLDILLPGITGLEILKMIREKDELKDIPVIMITALKEANVLQEAFDSGAIDYVVKPFDATELLARVRSALRLFEEMTRRKEREKELEKLTDQLQEVNAYLVAISRTDALTGLYNRRYFDEVLATEWKRCWRTGTSVALLMLDIDHFKLYNDTYGHQGGDQCLKQVSAAIRDCARRAGDVAARYGGEEFAIILPETSESNAVVVSRNILEKVEKLAIPHSASKTDSIVTLSIGMATLSPSPENSIAELIERADKALYLAKEEGRNCLRFYPQGD; encoded by the coding sequence ATGAATTCGATTCTGATTTTAGACGACGCTCAAGAGAATTGTATGCTGATGCAGGGAATTCTCCGCAAGTCCGGCTACAAGGATACGCAGACGAGTCAGTCTCCCGATGAAGTGATCGATTGGCTCAGTTTGAAAAGCGATGATCCTCCTAAAAAAGAATTTTCCCTGATTCTTTTGGACATCCTGCTTCCGGGGATTACGGGACTTGAAATTCTCAAGATGATCCGTGAAAAGGATGAACTCAAAGACATTCCCGTCATTATGATTACCGCCCTTAAAGAGGCGAACGTTCTGCAAGAAGCGTTCGACTCGGGCGCGATTGATTACGTGGTCAAGCCGTTTGACGCGACCGAACTTTTGGCTCGGGTTCGTTCCGCTCTTCGTTTGTTCGAAGAGATGACTCGCAGAAAGGAACGGGAGAAGGAGCTGGAAAAACTCACCGATCAACTTCAGGAAGTGAACGCGTATCTCGTCGCGATTTCGAGAACGGATGCGTTGACCGGACTTTACAATCGAAGATATTTCGACGAGGTTCTCGCGACGGAATGGAAACGTTGTTGGAGAACGGGAACCAGCGTCGCGCTTTTGATGTTGGACATCGATCATTTCAAACTCTACAACGATACGTACGGTCACCAAGGCGGGGATCAGTGTTTGAAGCAGGTTTCGGCCGCGATTCGGGATTGTGCGAGAAGAGCGGGCGACGTCGCAGCCCGTTACGGGGGAGAAGAGTTTGCGATCATTCTTCCGGAAACGAGCGAATCCAACGCGGTCGTCGTCAGCAGGAACATCTTAGAAAAGGTGGAAAAACTCGCGATCCCGCATTCTGCTTCCAAAACCGATTCGATCGTAACTCTCAGCATCGGAATGGCGACGTTGAGTCCGAGTCCCGAAAACTCGATCGCGGAATTGATCGAACGCGCGGACAAGGCCTTGTATCTCGCAAAGGAAGAAGGAAGGAATTGTCTTCGGTTTTATCCGCAAGGCGACTAA
- a CDS encoding glycerate kinase type-2 family protein, producing the protein MPTLSWNETPNLDPNSPRSVLFHLGRIAIRSSLPGPAVRRFLESNRTSGRIVLFSIGKAAEPMAAAAYELLESQISAGLILTKYGHSSGNQFPKLEIIEAGHPVLDANSITGGKRILELCASLQPEDTALVLLSGGGSALLEVPAAGFSLEDLIVWNRRLLESGADIREINTIRILLSEIKGGGLLSKILPAKSITLILSDVLGDDLSKVASGPMIPSEIDRNSILRIFEHYHLPSDSKIESLLERKFRQSKETSSSAESGSSSLKPDPSSRDSSFSNEESKSRPTRNSVHCIGNIRLALEAVQNECKNRNIPVLFLTSSLACEAKEAGFFLGSIAKEAALTAKSPLLILCGGETTVTHDGKGKGGRNQELALAFAKQIAGESGITFLSLATDGSDGPTDAAGAIVDGTTWNEIAKTNDPNSALQNHNSYEALRSADALVFTGPTGTNVNDIQFLWITPSEKR; encoded by the coding sequence ATGCCGACTCTTTCTTGGAACGAAACTCCGAACTTGGATCCGAATTCTCCTCGTTCCGTTTTGTTTCATTTGGGAAGAATCGCGATCCGAAGTTCCTTACCCGGTCCTGCGGTGCGTCGCTTTCTGGAATCCAACCGAACTTCGGGAAGAATCGTTCTTTTTTCGATCGGCAAGGCCGCGGAACCGATGGCGGCTGCCGCTTACGAACTTCTGGAATCTCAGATTTCCGCGGGTTTGATTCTTACTAAATACGGACATTCCTCCGGAAATCAATTTCCTAAACTGGAGATCATCGAAGCGGGACATCCCGTCTTGGATGCGAACAGCATAACCGGTGGAAAAAGAATTTTAGAACTTTGTGCATCCTTGCAACCGGAAGACACGGCGCTCGTTCTTCTTTCCGGAGGAGGTTCGGCCTTGTTGGAAGTCCCCGCTGCGGGGTTTAGTTTGGAAGATTTAATCGTTTGGAACCGACGCCTTCTGGAGAGCGGTGCGGATATCCGCGAAATCAATACGATTCGAATTCTTCTTTCGGAAATCAAAGGCGGCGGACTTCTTTCCAAAATTCTTCCCGCGAAATCGATCACTCTCATTCTTTCCGACGTACTTGGAGACGATCTGTCCAAGGTCGCTTCCGGACCCATGATTCCTTCGGAAATCGATCGAAATTCCATTTTACGAATATTCGAACACTATCATTTACCATCGGATTCAAAAATCGAATCGCTTCTCGAAAGAAAATTCCGGCAATCAAAGGAAACATCCTCCTCCGCAGAATCCGGAAGTTCTTCTCTAAAACCCGATCCGTCTTCCCGCGATTCTTCCTTTTCAAACGAAGAATCTAAGTCACGACCAACACGCAATTCCGTCCATTGCATCGGAAACATCCGACTCGCCCTTGAAGCGGTACAAAACGAATGCAAAAACCGGAATATTCCGGTTTTATTTCTTACTTCCTCTTTGGCGTGCGAAGCGAAAGAAGCGGGATTCTTTTTGGGATCGATCGCAAAGGAAGCCGCTCTTACTGCAAAATCGCCGTTGCTCATTCTCTGCGGAGGTGAAACTACGGTAACTCACGACGGGAAAGGGAAAGGAGGAAGAAATCAGGAACTCGCGCTTGCGTTCGCCAAACAGATCGCAGGCGAATCGGGAATCACTTTTCTTTCTTTGGCGACCGACGGAAGCGACGGGCCGACCGATGCGGCCGGTGCGATCGTGGATGGAACGACTTGGAACGAGATCGCAAAAACGAACGATCCGAATTCCGCTTTGCAAAATCACAATTCGTATGAAGCGCTTCGATCGGCCGATGCCTTGGTGTTTACCGGCCCGACCGGAACCAACGTAAACGACATTCAATTTTTGTGGATTACCCCAAGCGAGAAACGTTAG
- a CDS encoding alpha/beta fold hydrolase codes for MSEIKTSSLQNGEREYKYLSLGKGKNLIFFFHGFPDDAGSMKELMEFFSEKDFTCIAPYMRGYSPGSNVPFSTTVSIAELAGDLKFIVESLQAKHKPAKTIVVGHDWGAIASYAFANLSPRSIDALVALSVPPLPTYLKNLVLYPSQIVRSWYILFFQLRAGIPESALLKNDLLRRLWEDWSPGWKIPEDRFREVSANLKIPEHLTTALGYYRGLLTPGNLALWNSSRELVFHKISVPTLVLAGEKDECISPSVYKGLESEFYSRVLFKTIPKAGHFLPLEAAGPVAKEIAAFLKL; via the coding sequence ATGTCGGAAATCAAAACATCCTCCTTACAAAACGGAGAAAGAGAATACAAATATTTGAGTCTGGGGAAAGGAAAGAATCTGATCTTTTTCTTTCACGGATTTCCGGACGATGCCGGTTCCATGAAGGAACTGATGGAATTCTTTTCCGAAAAAGATTTCACATGCATCGCTCCGTATATGCGCGGTTATTCTCCCGGTTCCAACGTTCCGTTTTCGACGACCGTAAGCATCGCGGAACTCGCGGGAGATTTGAAGTTCATCGTTGAATCGCTCCAGGCAAAACACAAACCCGCAAAGACGATCGTTGTCGGTCACGATTGGGGTGCGATCGCTTCGTATGCGTTCGCCAATCTTTCTCCGAGATCGATCGACGCGTTAGTCGCTCTTTCCGTTCCTCCGCTTCCCACGTATCTTAAAAATCTGGTATTGTATCCTTCGCAGATTGTACGAAGCTGGTATATTCTGTTCTTCCAACTTCGCGCGGGTATTCCGGAATCCGCTTTGTTGAAAAACGATCTCTTACGCCGTCTTTGGGAGGATTGGAGTCCGGGCTGGAAAATTCCGGAGGACCGGTTTCGGGAAGTTTCCGCGAATCTAAAAATTCCGGAACATCTGACGACCGCGCTCGGGTATTACCGTGGACTTTTGACCCCGGGAAATCTCGCTCTTTGGAATTCGAGCCGCGAATTGGTGTTTCATAAAATTTCCGTTCCAACCTTGGTTCTCGCCGGCGAAAAAGACGAATGTATTTCTCCTTCGGTTTATAAAGGACTGGAATCTGAATTTTATTCCCGTGTTTTATTCAAGACGATTCCGAAGGCGGGACATTTTCTTCCCTTGGAAGCGGCCGGACCGGTGGCGAAGGAAATCGCCGCTTTTCTAAAATTATAA
- a CDS encoding sterol desaturase family protein yields the protein MNPVQCELVLDCVQKIGLFQFSMNVVRYYPIAGLAFLILYVWKKDFFHRFRIQSVYPKMDKIKNEFKQSAVTLFVFTIIATTNIVSARMGLIPNNVYFGDYSAHGGIPYMILSFVLITIWHETWFYWAHRFMHHKKVYSKVHSVHHQSVNPSPIAAYHFHFLEAFLEGIYIVFFVTFIPIHFHVLLFHTFYAMIMNIWWHLGYEFLPKNWTRHPILKWINTSTHHNLHHQKFHGNYSLYFNFWDRVMGTNFPYYEDYFESLADKRSEKGTTSNPKIQWSETPAGG from the coding sequence ATGAATCCAGTTCAGTGTGAGTTAGTTCTAGATTGCGTCCAAAAAATCGGACTCTTTCAATTTTCGATGAACGTAGTGCGCTATTACCCGATCGCGGGTTTGGCCTTTTTGATCCTTTACGTTTGGAAGAAGGATTTCTTTCACCGTTTCCGAATCCAATCCGTTTATCCGAAAATGGATAAGATCAAAAACGAATTCAAACAATCCGCAGTCACCCTTTTCGTTTTCACGATCATCGCCACTACGAACATCGTCAGCGCGAGAATGGGTTTGATTCCGAACAACGTGTATTTCGGCGACTACTCGGCTCACGGCGGAATTCCTTATATGATTCTTTCCTTTGTGTTGATTACGATCTGGCACGAAACCTGGTTTTACTGGGCGCACCGGTTTATGCACCATAAGAAAGTGTATTCCAAGGTTCACTCGGTGCATCACCAATCGGTGAACCCTTCTCCGATCGCGGCGTATCACTTTCATTTTCTGGAAGCGTTTTTGGAAGGAATTTACATCGTGTTTTTCGTTACGTTCATTCCGATCCACTTTCACGTGCTCCTCTTCCATACGTTCTACGCGATGATCATGAACATCTGGTGGCACTTGGGATACGAGTTTCTTCCGAAAAACTGGACGAGACATCCGATCTTAAAGTGGATCAACACGTCCACGCATCACAACCTGCACCACCAAAAGTTTCACGGAAACTACAGTCTTTACTTCAACTTTTGGGATCGCGTGATGGGAACGAACTTTCCGTATTACGAAGATTACTTCGAATCGCTCGCGGACAAACGTTCCGAAAAAGGAACAACGTCCAATCCGAAGATTCAATGGTCCGAAACTCCGGCGGGAGGTTAA
- a CDS encoding AraC family transcriptional regulator codes for MLASLPGDPDIHSVLSAFVGFTSALSFLFVLGEIPLALKGRRNRILLILFGAVFIFQIHAYLLISKNIRFFPHLYAVHLPLAVLFGPLLRSYISNLWEEENTIPLFRWMDLIPFLGILVLLTPFYLSSEEYKLECLRQSAEGHFSWDIRLGIAIMSITLLGYLLNISWNLIHRIRWTTIYSRPEIRLILFILAVAVSSSALGLSTSIQQTGVVRLEISSILIGILLCGIYIIRQSHPEIFSAVKKIVEEERKYKTTQLGSVDLESLERNLNILMEEKKIYKEENLGLAKLAEELGISPHQLSEYLNLHVKRSFFQLVNGYRIAEAKHLLLHSPKDTVLSIAYQVGFQSKSSFNDAFRKEAGLSPTEFRKKGNSKT; via the coding sequence ATGCTTGCTAGTTTACCAGGAGATCCAGACATTCATTCCGTTCTTTCCGCCTTTGTCGGTTTTACGTCGGCGCTTTCTTTTCTGTTCGTGTTGGGTGAAATTCCTCTCGCCCTCAAAGGAAGAAGAAACCGGATTCTTTTGATTTTATTCGGCGCCGTGTTTATCTTTCAAATCCACGCGTATCTTTTGATCAGCAAAAACATCCGATTTTTCCCGCATCTGTACGCGGTTCATCTGCCTTTGGCGGTTTTGTTCGGTCCGCTTTTGCGTTCTTACATTTCCAATCTTTGGGAAGAAGAGAATACGATTCCCCTTTTTCGTTGGATGGATCTGATTCCGTTTTTAGGAATTCTCGTTCTCTTGACTCCGTTTTATCTTTCCTCGGAAGAATACAAACTCGAGTGTTTGCGACAATCCGCGGAAGGACATTTTTCTTGGGATATCCGTCTTGGAATCGCGATCATGTCGATCACCCTTCTCGGTTATCTTTTGAACATAAGCTGGAATCTGATTCATAGAATCCGCTGGACCACGATTTATAGCCGTCCAGAAATCCGTTTGATTCTGTTCATTCTCGCGGTCGCGGTTTCCTCTTCGGCTTTGGGTTTGTCCACGAGCATCCAGCAAACCGGAGTCGTCCGGTTGGAAATTTCCTCCATTTTGATCGGAATTCTACTCTGCGGAATCTACATCATCCGTCAGAGCCATCCCGAAATTTTCAGCGCGGTCAAAAAGATCGTAGAGGAAGAACGGAAATACAAAACCACACAGCTTGGATCGGTGGATCTGGAATCCTTGGAACGGAATTTGAACATTCTCATGGAGGAGAAAAAAATTTACAAAGAGGAGAATCTCGGGCTCGCCAAACTCGCCGAAGAACTGGGAATTTCTCCCCACCAGCTTTCGGAATACTTGAATCTCCACGTAAAAAGAAGTTTTTTCCAACTCGTCAACGGATATCGGATCGCGGAAGCGAAACACCTTCTCCTTCATTCTCCGAAAGATACGGTTCTTTCGATTGCGTATCAGGTCGGATTTCAGTCCAAATCCTCGTTCAACGACGCGTTTCGCAAAGAAGCGGGTTTGAGTCCGACGGAATTTCGAAAAAAAGGAAATTCTAAGACCTGA
- a CDS encoding DUF302 domain-containing protein — translation MKYIVESKKSVEECVRDLEKEITERKYGVLHIHNLKETMKKKGVDFAEECRILEVCNPHKANQVLSEDMEMNLVLPCRISVYSEKGKTKIGMIKPTSLLGLFSDSPKLSETAKQVEDDLVTIIEHSKN, via the coding sequence ATGAAATACATCGTTGAATCCAAAAAATCCGTAGAAGAATGCGTTCGGGATTTGGAAAAAGAGATCACCGAACGAAAATACGGAGTTCTCCACATCCACAATCTAAAGGAGACGATGAAAAAGAAGGGAGTGGACTTTGCGGAAGAATGCAGGATTTTGGAAGTCTGCAATCCACACAAAGCGAACCAGGTTCTGAGCGAGGATATGGAAATGAATCTTGTACTTCCTTGTCGAATTTCGGTTTATTCAGAAAAGGGAAAAACGAAAATCGGAATGATCAAACCCACTTCTTTGTTGGGTCTTTTTTCGGATTCTCCGAAACTTTCGGAGACTGCAAAACAAGTGGAAGACGATCTCGTAACGATCATCGAACATTCAAAAAATTGA
- a CDS encoding exodeoxyribonuclease III, with product MKLISLNCNGIRSSLEKGLADYIQTTKPDFISFQETKAMQEQVSPFWEELGYTPIFNSAEKKGYSGVAILYKKPPQKITLGIGDSFFDKEGRSIYLEYPGFALWNLYFPSGTTGDVRQTAKMKFLDIFQKEAAKRRKKQPNIIVCGDVNIAHTPQDIHDPKGNAKSSGFLPEEREWLSGFLNQGWVDTFRYLYPDKQEYSWWTFRAGARAKNKGWRIDYFFVTEELKKNVKSHSIYRDKPLSDHAPLEFEIKL from the coding sequence ATGAAACTCATCTCTCTCAATTGCAACGGAATCCGTTCTTCTTTGGAAAAAGGATTGGCCGATTACATTCAAACTACGAAACCCGACTTCATCTCGTTTCAAGAAACCAAGGCCATGCAGGAACAGGTTTCCCCATTTTGGGAAGAATTGGGTTATACTCCGATCTTTAACAGCGCGGAAAAGAAAGGTTACAGCGGAGTCGCGATTCTTTATAAAAAACCTCCGCAAAAGATCACTCTCGGAATCGGAGATTCTTTTTTCGACAAAGAAGGAAGAAGCATCTATCTCGAATATCCCGGTTTCGCCTTGTGGAACTTATACTTTCCTTCCGGAACGACGGGTGACGTGCGTCAAACCGCAAAGATGAAATTCTTGGACATCTTTCAAAAAGAAGCCGCCAAACGAAGAAAAAAACAACCGAACATCATCGTTTGCGGAGACGTGAACATCGCGCATACTCCGCAGGACATTCACGATCCGAAAGGCAACGCGAAGAGCAGCGGATTCTTACCCGAAGAAAGGGAATGGCTGAGCGGATTTTTAAACCAAGGTTGGGTGGATACGTTTCGGTATTTGTATCCCGATAAACAGGAATATTCGTGGTGGACGTTTCGCGCCGGAGCCCGCGCCAAAAACAAAGGATGGAGAATCGACTATTTCTTTGTTACGGAAGAATTGAAGAAGAACGTAAAGAGCCATTCGATTTACAGAGACAAACCTCTTTCCGATCACGCGCCTTTGGAATTCGAAATCAAACTTTGA
- the hisD gene encoding histidinol dehydrogenase, which translates to MSIPILQVSLKDRSILDPVLKRAREDLSSTLNLVKPIIEDVQKRGDAALRDYTRKFDGTVPDSFVLELSSLHPKIDSDLEIALQKAAENIQAFHKIQIPEDKEITVHGNRLGIRHTPVESVSVYAPGGKALYPSTILMGVIPAKLAGVKNIQIVTPPQQGALPDGLIAAAKIAGADRIILAGGAQGIAAVAYGTETIPASEFVIGPGSKFVTAAKVFLSGQGVIGIDSPAGPSEVLVVADDSANPTWVAADLLSQAEHGEDSVAILCTDSLSLAQKVAEEVEKALHERPKRGEMKRKSIEDHGRIFVFPNLEECFAFSDLFAPEHLEIQTKNYREDLKKINHAGSVFLGNYSPVAMGDYISGTNHILPTAGAARIYSSLGVATFLKRVTWQEVSRDSLKDLYPHVKVLSEFEGLDEEHGTSVKIRT; encoded by the coding sequence ATGTCGATTCCAATTCTACAAGTCAGTTTAAAGGATCGTTCGATTTTGGACCCGGTTTTAAAACGGGCCCGAGAAGATCTGAGTTCCACGTTGAACCTCGTAAAACCGATCATCGAGGACGTTCAAAAACGAGGGGACGCAGCTCTTCGGGATTACACACGCAAGTTCGACGGAACGGTTCCCGATTCTTTCGTTTTAGAACTCTCTTCTCTTCATCCTAAGATCGATTCCGATCTGGAGATTGCCCTTCAAAAGGCAGCGGAAAACATCCAAGCCTTTCATAAGATTCAAATTCCGGAAGACAAAGAAATTACGGTCCACGGAAATCGATTAGGAATTCGTCATACTCCCGTCGAATCGGTTTCCGTTTACGCTCCCGGCGGAAAGGCTTTGTACCCTTCCACGATTTTGATGGGAGTGATTCCAGCAAAACTCGCCGGCGTAAAAAACATTCAGATCGTTACTCCTCCGCAACAAGGCGCATTGCCGGACGGACTGATCGCCGCCGCCAAAATCGCGGGCGCGGATCGAATCATCTTAGCGGGAGGCGCGCAGGGAATCGCGGCCGTCGCATACGGAACCGAAACGATTCCCGCTTCCGAGTTCGTCATCGGACCGGGTAGCAAGTTCGTAACCGCGGCAAAAGTTTTTTTAAGCGGACAAGGAGTGATCGGAATCGATTCTCCCGCCGGTCCGAGCGAAGTTTTAGTCGTCGCGGACGATTCCGCAAATCCGACCTGGGTCGCCGCAGATCTTTTATCGCAAGCGGAACACGGAGAGGATTCGGTCGCGATTCTCTGCACCGATTCTTTGTCCCTGGCGCAAAAAGTAGCGGAAGAAGTGGAGAAGGCGCTGCACGAACGTCCGAAACGGGGCGAAATGAAACGCAAGTCCATCGAAGACCACGGAAGAATATTCGTATTTCCTAATTTAGAAGAATGCTTTGCGTTTTCCGATCTTTTTGCGCCGGAACACCTCGAAATCCAAACCAAGAATTACCGGGAGGATCTAAAAAAGATCAATCACGCCGGTTCCGTCTTTTTGGGGAATTATTCTCCTGTGGCGATGGGGGATTATATCAGCGGAACCAATCATATCCTTCCGACCGCGGGCGCCGCGAGGATTTATTCCTCTCTCGGAGTTGCCACGTTTTTGAAACGAGTGACCTGGCAGGAAGTTTCGCGGGATTCTTTGAAGGATTTGTATCCGCACGTGAAGGTTCTTTCCGAGTTCGAAGGTTTGGACGAAGAACACGGAACCTCCGTAAAAATTAGAACTTGA